AGTTGCGGTATTGTGCTTTTATGTCACCAAATGTGACATAATTAATGCATGGAAGGCATTGCAGAGATGAACCGTTTTACCACCGAATGGGTGGAACAGCATGTTTCTGTAATCAGCAGCCATAGCAATCCACTTGAGCTTGCAGCGAAAACTCAGTATGTCGCGTACTGGAAGCATGAAAGGTGCACAAATAATGTGCAGTTTGATGTAGTCTTGCATGCACAATTTGTGGTTGTAATATATGATGTAGTTATCTGTAAAAAGTGCCacaggttaaaaagaaaaaaaaactgtgctgtGAAACATGTACAGTGAGGCTTCTATGTCAACACTATAATTTCGTAGCTTCTACAGCATTGCTTGCTATGTATGAAACTGAACCTTCGAGCATGCCACAGTCCCCCGCTGTTTGTCGAATCACAGAACTATCCAGCAGTGGTGCGGAAACAACTCTCATTCTGCCAGTCAGGGTTGGTATGCATTGAACCCGTATGCTGCCTGTCACCAATGCTGCAAATTGCGTGGTAGGCAGAAACCTGCGGTTAAGTGTGGACCTCACTAAACATGGAAAGTAATATGCAAAGGCCCTTCGTGCGTTTTCTTTAGCTTGGCAAGGCCAAGCAGCATTTGGGTGACTTTGTGTATGTGGCATGACATGACAACACAAATAACGGGAGAGAACTGAAAGTTGGGCTGGTAAGTGTTGACTCAATATTAACTGCAGCGCGACAGAGGGACAATGGACAGAAACAAAGTGAACATGCGAAGTGCTGTCTAAGCTTAGAACACCAAAAGAAAATGCTCTGTGCATTCATTTAGTTTCTGTCTTGTGTTTCTGTTGGGCCGCAGTTAATGATGACCTAATGCCAACTTTCCCAACTTTCAGTTCTTATGTCAGTAATTTCTGTTACCACAGGCTTGTCCTTGTGTTCGAAGCTAGATTTTTGCAGCGCTCTGTTTGTCGACTTTGTTTCTGTTTGCCGCTTACATTTAATGATGAATGCAGTAATGGGACACTGGGGACGCCGTAAAATGGACACAGGACGCCGCATCTTCACAATGAGGGAAAACATGGGAaagacgggagatggaaattcaagatgatgagcaaaacgagaacaaggtaaaagcgggagccaacgtttcgacaagtggacttgtctttttcaaggcgacatatgctttcgtcagcacagtatatataggtagggttcttctaaaggtgAAAGGGGGTAAGGCGGGTGAGTTTTCTGCGCTCCGTTATCTCATttagagacacgatagcccacgaccatcAGTGAAGCGGGTAATAGAGGGGTGCTGCACATAAAGCTGTTGACATGCCGGCTGACACATGGCCATGTCACGAGCCTTCTGCATAGCTCTCCTTTATTCTCGATTCTACACCCTCGCtgctaacacaccttcggtcattgccgcacccacccaccctctcccctttagaagaaccctacctatatatagtgcgccaaggaaagcatatgtcgcgttgaaaaagacaagtccttttgtggaaacgttggctcccacttttaccttgttctcgatTTGCTCATTGTCTTCACATTCAGTTTCACTGTTCCACTTCTGCCGCAAAACGTCCCAGCAGTATTAGTAGTTTTCAGTGAGCTTAAGGGAAACCATCGTAAGGAAGATGCTGTGTTTACGCCATGACAATCCTGATTAGACCTTGAGATCAAAAGTCATGGAAATGAGAATAAAGAAGATTCAACAGTAGGGGTGGGGTTGAGGAGAGCTGCACCCCTGCTTCCCCCTTAAAGGGCCCTCACcatgtctggccattttgagctgacaagcgttgtgcatacaatgcatgctaacgatcgtgtctacTAAGCATTACATCATTACGTGCTGCAGAAAGAGCTCAAATTTCAAgccaaacgccgtttgcccttctcctcgtggGTGCCGCGCTCTCAGCCGGAGAGTCGACGTATTTCGCATAAGTGTGCCTTTGTACATTGCACTGCTGTGATGTCACTTATAgtgacacatgacttcgagaattattcaaggcaacatctgttatttgtgtgatctgttgcatcaatagacgaattaaagtttaaagaaataataaagcacaCATACCAAATGTCTGTGTGTTCTTTTTCCCACATCATGCAGTCGTGCGCACAGACAATGGAAGTGCATCATTCTTTACCTTGTTCCAGCGCGCGATTATACGCTGTGAACTGCTTGCGTCTGCCTCTGTATTCGTGCAGCACTAACTTATACCACTGGTCAGATGTTCTCGTGCACAGTGAACAATATCATGGGCTGCgcaaaacgagacaaacgcaacaacTTGTGCGTGATGCCATCAGCGGAAGTGCACTGCACAGCAAAAAAgtgaagggaaaaaaatgaaggcagggcccATGACGTGTGCGTCACGCGATCCAACCCTGGTATGGGAGAAtgtagggaaggaatttcgcttttGGAGGCTAGACGGTGCTAGTGGAGAGAGtctctctcttggcagtggccctcgcctcctgaaatcatgggttcgcagcactgagatatttctgtctcggctattagagaaacaatttgaaaaattctcgtGGCAAAACGCTCCCTACagggcatgtaacaacttccagcacataaccgaaatttgctatgtggcctggtgagcgGCCATTTAAGTTGTCTGTAAAAGCCACAATGGCATGTTCTCAGCGATGCCTTCATTTCGAGGCCAAGTTCAGCGGGAAATCGGCAAGTAGTACTGTCATCACGGTGCCTGCACAGCTTTCGCGCATGCACTTCGAGCATTGTGAGATTGGTGTATTGCCTTTTCTCTCTTGGATCACGGTCCTTGATGTTGGCACAAACCGGCGGGCAGTCTTGTGACTGACGCAGGAGACAGCATTGTACCCTAATATGACTCgctgtttcctttatttttccaGCTCAAGTGGTGTGCCTGGGTTGCCCTCTATTGTTCCAGCATCAGCTTTGCCAATTCAAGGATAAACGATGACACCAAGCAGATACTGAGCAGCTTCATGTAAGTGCGGCAGTAGCAAACTCCCTGTTGATGTCGTCGTAGTCGGCATGTTGCTGTTGTCAGCGGTGAGGTCGAATTGCAGTGTACGGTGAAAGCTCTCTGGGCCTGCCTGCTGGTAATATTCATCATGCATTATTCAAAAGAAAACAATCGTATAGAAGTGTATTACAAACATCCGTATCCCTAGCCAGGGACAGGTTGGGCTCCATGCAATATGTACACTGTGAGAAAGCTTAAACAGGGCGTAAAGTGGGTACACTAGCACGCTATAGCGTAGCAAAGAAGCTACAAAGTgttgaaaaaaaagtttaaaaagaAATGTGGGGATATTTATCATCAACAGGAATGTTGTTTGAAATAATAAATCCTGCATTGCAAGTTTTTTTCTTGTATACATTTCTACCTAGTGAGTGTAAGAAATTGCCATGTTGCAGACCTCGTGTTTTATACTCTGATGAAACTGTAGGAAGAATTAAAGGCACATCCGTGTGAACAACTCTCTCGTGCGTCGTTAGAGCTGTGTTAAAGTCTAACTATAAACATAAAGGCATTACATTTAGTGTTTGGAACAGTGGAACGGATTGACCATTAAGGCCCAAAAACATCCTGAAtcaaactgatttttttttttttttcgcagttgaATGATTGGATTCAGATATGAGCCGTAGGTATGGCCCCAAGACACAACACAGTATGACAGATGACAATGAAAAAGACTCAAATAAATCAAGTGTAACATATTGTCGACAAAGCGATGTTGTCACAGTCAACACCATAGCATTGCATTTGCCTCCCTACCCCACTGCTTAATGTGCATGACCTGCATTTCATGCACACACCTTATTTGTGGGCTGCCTGAAGCGAGGCGGCAACAGCATTCATTTCTTAAAGGGCCCTTGACCAGGCCACactgcaaattttggttatatatTGGAAGCTTTAAGGTGCCGTCTAGGGAGCATTTTATTGATATAACTTTTTTAATTGAAATTTTATTGGAAGGGATAGAAGGAACTTAACTATCCAGCAACCATGCTGCCAGGAAGTGAACATTACTTCCAACAGAAACGCACTCCTCTTTTGCCTTGACTAGCATCTGCCAGTGGTATTCTTTCCCTGCTGAAACTATGAactgctgggccagttggttcatgtttaaagtggggaaaaaaaaagaaaaaaaagaaagtaaagacgAAGGGCCAGAAGAAGGCACACGCAGTCACCGgacttacaactgatttattgaAACATCCACATATTTTTAAACACCGCTTTTCCTGTGCAAGCACACATGCAAAACAATGACCAATCAGACACATTGAAGATGTCAAACAAGCCCTGATAAAAACTGCCGCTCTTTCTCTGTGATAAGCACAGATGGGTTGCTTGTACAAACCCGCTTGTTCTTCTTGATATGAAACGCTTCAAGCACTTCACATAAGGGATAACCTCAATGTTTCCTGTCTCTTCTAATTGGCAATCGCAATTCACTCATGGTTTCTTCATTTTTCGTGCCAATGTTTCACCAACATCAAACAGTATGGACGATGGAAAACCAGAAGCTTTTAACTGATCCACCTGCTCTACAAGGCTGCATAATGTATGGGCAACATATTAAtgcaatagcgttaagggccccgtgttaCAGAAAATCCATCGTCAgacgtttcggcaaaaagattttcgaatcGCTCATACCCAGGCAGtacatgtggcgcaaggaagctactgaactgattgaatttcTCTAGCTAAAGTGCGTAGAAAAAGCGTAAAGTGCGACCTACACACAATCTGCAGAagtgatagcgtcggattgtaatttgactatacgagaaaacataattctgttatgtgaaaactcaaagaaacccccctttccagcgtttctaccattcatagagcagcCACGACGTCCACTGCATGCTGGCGCGCGATCTgtgggttccttgcaacacctccagatggcactTGCCTCCGCAGCATCGCggaaagttcacaatagggggtcagaaaatttggttatgggaaatCATCATGgatggttttttttctttctcttctttaacctaggtaggacattaggcagtataaaagcaagagcttggtggcgcaacccaccaccccatttcaaagggaatgctcataacgtccatccatTCACCGCGGCCCactcaagaggccgcgtttctaccagaaagtccaccttcgtgcatagcgctcgTGGCCAGCGTTTCCCAGGAAACATTATGGTTGCACACActccagttgccaggaagcgtgagaagcagtcagggaccttcgaatgctatcgcgtttcactcttaaaggcaaagtttaagcgtcctccatattTTTTTCAGTGTGTTCATGAAATAGATTTGCAATGGTGCATTTAACCAGTTTCGAGCAGGCCGATCCGAAAGGCAAAAGTGCCTATTCAGACCTGGGAGCATACTTCCAACACATGTGTCTGTCAGATAAAAACATAAGCTCTAAATCTAGGATACTAAGTCTTGTCACCTGGTGCATCTTTGGTAAAAACCATGTTCTTTGAACAGGTGCTACAAACACTTAAATTTTGATCTGCCACAAGATAGCTGGTCAGCTGAAGAAAGATTTAGCGTGATTAACTTGCCTAGGAAAAGGTGTGTTTAAAAATATGTGGATGTTTCAACAAATCAATTGTAAGTCCGGcgactgtgtgtatgtgtgcctcCTTGTCCTGCATCttggttttttgtgtgtgtgcgtgtgctttttttttttctttccctgctgGGCAGCACTTTTTCAGATGCAGCATTCCGCATTGCATGATTGACTGAAGGCACGTGCCATGGTCTGTGACATTGCAAGCAGTGCGTCATGCAGAGCTGCATATGTGCATATGACCTTGCCATTTTCACTTGGAGTGTGGGTCCCTCAAGAGGAAGGTTACCCTTCCTCCTGTTTCAAATTACGACTGTTTTCACATCCTGAAGCCATTCTATGCCTTCCGTATGCAATCCCCGCCATGTGACCCACGCTTTTGTTTGCAATACCCAAACCTGGTCAGGGGCTATTTAATGGACACTGTAAAGGTACTTAATGGTGTCATTAGTGAGAAGCATTGTAGCGGAAAGGAAAGGAGTCGTTCTATATGGTGTAAGCTCTGGCACTCATGCAGTGTGTTGTCTCTCATCGCCTTCAACCTTTCTTGGTCTTTGCAGGCTGTCAATTTCTGCCGTGGTCATGACGTACTTGCAAAACCCTCAGCCCATGACACTGCCGTGGTCGTCGTGACAACGTTGCCAGCCCCACCTGCACGCACAGTCTTTTTGACTGCCCAGTCAAGGAGAAGCCACCGTGCCAGCCGAAGCAGCTATGCCACAGGACTGGCGCAAGAGACCGACCCTCGGATACAGCTTGAATGGCCTGAAAAACCGGTCTAGCCAAAGAGGCCTTCCACACTCCAACAATTCAGGGTTTCAAATTGAGAAAGTGCCAAGGAGTTTGCACGAAGACGGGTGTCTTGCCACTTCATTTGTTTTGGTGTAGAggtgaaagaaaaaggaaaaataagaaCAGTCACATTGCATTGATGTGCTTGTCCCGATTGTCATTTCCCGTCACAGTGATGATTGACTTTGGCTAATTGCTCAGAAACCTTTGCAGCCTGTTTGCCAAGGGACATACGTTTACGAGAATGTTACGCATTTTGAAAATGTAATTACAGTTAGTGTCTTTTCTGATGTTCAGATCTATGCACGGATACAGGATACTTGTCTCGCCTGCTCAGGGATCAGCTACCAAGCATCGGTGGAACAGG
This genomic window from Dermacentor albipictus isolate Rhodes 1998 colony chromosome 9, USDA_Dalb.pri_finalv2, whole genome shotgun sequence contains:
- the LOC139049887 gene encoding PAT complex subunit Asterix, which gives rise to MYSSNNVSDPRRTDRINRYKAPSAGTPGDDPTPDYMNVLSMIFSMCGLMLKLKWCAWVALYCSSISFANSRINDDTKQILSSFMLSISAVVMTYLQNPQPMTLPWSS